The following are encoded in a window of Acropora muricata isolate sample 2 chromosome 6, ASM3666990v1, whole genome shotgun sequence genomic DNA:
- the LOC136920827 gene encoding endothelin-converting enzyme homolog produces MNTIAGPKLDDEVELVGDGASGVMFRIRRFCCGSRIRTWVSFSLAFLVVIGITVAVSIILTRPKICETALCYNISREIASQLDESVDPCNDFYSYACGGFFKTHKLTTNESEISALTILNSENLEVLRHALENVSRYSESSAIRKTKKFYSSCINTAAIDERSVTPLKDLIEKYGGWSVTGKGLNYSWSVEEKMGQVLRDLNVQTLLSVDVRPDIFDSSRNILRFDMSSLGLSATYFNSLDDNSAKIRNAYKTYMTTIARLLGGEHYTSGIKMSRIFEFEKSLANIINKTFYSEDLVETVKQYHESGVSSESWDSTIKEFCKQSSFHESFIVRLLNILFSKQKLRFKPSEKVFYIKDVKNHRAPIFRGIHDELVLWGDSIVMDYIMWRVVDSYVQAMPKAFFAAKRKYQVEIYGPQESERWSYCLSVMSTYMDMGVGRLFVDVAFDDSSKNTVKDMTTRIRKAFTDNLESETWMDDETREKAKEKANAIGEDVGYPSYIKDDKKLDSHYSMLTIADGLFENLVSAKKMLIQKKLGVLRVKVNKEKWLMGPATVNAYYSPTQNRIVILAGIIRSPLYKKIYPKYLNYGSLAMVIGHEITHGFDNSGRLFDKNGNYRNWWSTSSTNAFHSKTQCLINQYGSYEVYGKYIDGVQTLNENIADNGGIKLAYDAYQSWVDDNEKEGQLPDLGLSVDQLFFIGFATPWCKVSNKAAALYQLKFDVHSYNKYRVIGSLSNFKRFSKAFGCSSGDRMDPYPKCSVW; encoded by the exons ATGAATACGATCGCAGGCCCAAAACTTGACGATGAAGTCGAACTGGTTGGCGATGGAGCGTCAGGAGTGATGTTCCGGATTCGTCGTTTCTGTTGTGGGAGCAGAATTCGAACTTGGGTTTCTTTTTCACTGGCGTTCCTCGTGGTCATTGGAATAACGGTCGCTGTTTCGATTATCTTAACAAGAC CGAAGATTTGTGAGACTGCATTATGTTACAACATCTCACGAG AAATTGCAAGTCAGCTGGATGAGAGTGTAGATCCATGCAATGATTTTTACTCCTACGCATGCGGTGGCTTTTTCAAGACACACAAGCTCACCACCAATGAGAGTGAGATCAGTGCCTTGACGATCCTCAACTCTGAGAACCTGGAGGTACTGCGACATGCACTAGAGAATGTCTCAAGGTACTCAGAG AGCTCGGCAATCAGAAAGACGAAGAAGTTCTACAGTTCATGCATCAACACTGCAGCCATTGATGAAAGAAGTGTCACACCGTTGAAAGATTTAATAGAGAAATATGGTGGCTGGTCAGTGACGGGAAAAGGATTAAACTATAGTTGGAGCGTGGAAGAAAAAATGGGGCAAGTTTTGCGAGATCTGAATGTGCAAACCCTGCTGTCTGTAGATGTCCGCCCGGATATTTTTGATTCATCCAGGAACATATTACGT TTCGACATGTCGTCTTTGGGACTGAGCGCGACCTACTTCAATTCTCTCGACGATAACTCAGCAAAG ATTCGAAATGCGTATAAAACATACATGACGACAATAGCTCGTCTACTTGGAGGAGAACATTACACATCTGGAATAAAAATGTCAAGAATCTTTGAGTTCGAGAAGTCCCTGGCTAAT ATCATCAACAAAACGTTTTACTCGGAAGATTTGGTAGAAACCGTAAAGCAGTATCATGAATCAGGAGTGTCATCGGAATCCTGGGACAGCACTATAAAAGAGTTTTGCAAGCAGTCGTCTTTTCAT GAATCCTTCATCGTGCGCTTgttgaacattttgttttctaagCAAAAGTTAAGGTTTAAACCGTCAGAAAAGGTGTTTTATATTAAAGATGTGAAGAACCACCGCGCACCTATCTTTCGTGGTATTCACGATGAATTGGTTTTATG GGGTGACTCCATTGTCATGGATTATATTATGTGGCGAGTTGTTGACTCGTACGTTCAGGCAATGCCTAAAGCATTTTTTGCGGCAAAGCGTAAATATCAAGTGGAAATTTATGGGCCACAAGAATCTGAAAGATGGAGTTATTGCCTTAGCGTGATGTCGACGTACATGGATATGGGTGTGGGCAGGTTGTTTGTTGATGTAGCTTTTGACGACAGCAGTAAAAACACT gTCAAAGACATGACAACACGTATTCGAAAGGCCTTTACAGACAATCTTGAATCGGAAACTTGGATGGATGACGAAACCAGAGAAAAAGCGAAAGAAAAG GCCAATGCAATTGGGGAAGATGTGGGCTATCCTTCTTATATCAAAGACGACAAGAAACTTGACAGCCATTACTCTATG CTGACGATTGCTGACGGCCTGTTTGAAAATCTTGTGTCAGCGAAAAAGATGCTCATTCAAAAGAAATTGGGAGTGCTTCGAGTTAAAGTGAACAAGGAAAA GTGGCTAATGGGACCTGCAACTGTGAACGCCTATTACAGCCCGACGCAAAACAGAATAG TTATTTTAGCTGGAATCATTCGTTCTCCGTTGTACAAGAAGATTTATCCCAA GTACCTTAACTATGGATCTTTGGCAATGGTAATTGGTCACGAAATTACTCATGGGTTTGATAACTCAG GTCGACTTTTtgataaaaatggaaattaCCGAAATTGGTGGTCTACATCGTCGACGAACGCCTTCCATTCAAAAACACAATGTCTTATCAACCAGTATGGGAGTTATGAAGTATATGGAAAATAT ATTGAtggcgtgcaaactttgaatgaGAATATTGCTGATAACGGTGGAATAAAGCTTGCCTATGAT GCTTACCAGTCCTGGGTGGATGACAACGAAAAGGAGGGACAGCTACCAGACCTCGGTTTGAGTGTGGACCAGCTTTTCTTCATAGGATTTGCAACG CCGTGGTGCAAAGTTTCAAATAAAGCAGCGGCTCTTTACCAGTTGAAGTTTGACGTTCATTCTTACAACAAATACAG GGTAATTGGCTCGCTGTCAAATTTCAAGAGATTTTCGAAAGCTTTTGGTTGTTCAAGTGGCGATAGAATGGACCCTTACCCTAAATGCTCGGTGTGGTGA